The genomic DNA AGATCACCCAGGGCACCCAGGCCCTGGCGCGCGCCGCCGACCAGTTCGGCAACAGCACCCTGCCGCGCGTCAACCGTGCCGCCGACGACGCCTCGCGTGCCGCGCGCCAGTTCGGGCGCACGGCCGGTGGAATCAACGAAAACCCGCAGCTTTTCATTTATGGCCCCGGCCGGGTCAACGCCGGTCCGGGTGAGCCCGGGTTTGAGGCACCCAAGGTTCAACCCTGATGCAATTCGCCATGAAAACTATCAAAAACATAGCTGTAAGCGCTTATGGGATAAGCGCTGGAGCCATATTTGTTGCTGCATTCCTGGCGGGATGCTCGGCCTTGCCTGCGCCGCCCTCGCGCCCCGTGCACTACGACTTTGGCCCGGGCGCCATGGCGCCGGTGCCCGCCGACCGGCGCGCACCGCTGCCGCCTCTGGCGCTGGCCGATGTCGAGGCCCCGGGCTTGGCCGAAGGTAGCACCGCCGTGCTCTACCGCCTGGCCTACGCCGATGCCCGCCAGCTGCGCCCCTACACCCAGGCCCGCTGGAGCCAGCCGCCTGCGCAGCTGGTGCAGCAGCGCCTGCGCGACCAGCTGGGCCAGCGCCGCGCCGTGCTGACGGCCGAAAGCGGTGCAGCCCAGGCCCGCGCCAGCGGCAAGCTGCCCGTCGTGTTGCGTGTGGAGCTGGAGGAGTTCAGCCAGGTCTTCACCAGCGCCACCGAAAGCGCCGGCCTGGTGCGCCTGCGTGCCACGCTGGCAGAGCCCGCCGCCGCGGGCGAGATCTTGTTGGGCCAGCGGGTTTTCATCGTGCAGCGCCCTGCGGCCAGTGCCGATGCCGCTGGCGGCACCCGGGCATTGGCCGAAGCCACCGACCAGGTGGCGCACGAGCTGACGCAATGGCTTGAGCAGCTGGGGCGCTGAGCAGCGCCTGCCATCGCGCCGCCTGCCGTGATGGGGGCCGGGCGCCGCAACGCCGCCAGCCGGTGGCTTAGAACGTGAACACGTTCTTATTCAGGGTGTTTGTCTGTCAGGCCCGTAGGCCTGGGCTGACGCGTGGTCCCCGGCATGGACTACGCGGCGCGGCGCCTGTCGTTTCTACAGTGGACTCCATCGCATCACGCACATGTTCCACGCATTCCGGGTGGATGGCTGAGGCGAATTTTCGAGGAAGCACACCATGAACGAAGACACCATCCAAGGCAACTGGAAGCAATTCAAGGGCAAGTTGGTCGAGCAATGGGGCAAGCTGACCGATGACGATTTCGATGTGATCGCCGGCCGGCGCGACCAGTTTCTGGGCAAGCTCCAGGAACGCCATGGCATCGCCCGCGACGCGGCTGAAAAGCAGCTCAAGGAATGGCAGGACCGCCACCCTGATTTCCGCTTCAAGGATTGACGCCTTGAACCACTGGGCCAACGGCCTGAGAACGCCGTTGGCCTGCTTGCAGACGCTGCTGCGCCTGCGCCCCTTTCCCCTGATTTCCCCCCGATTTCCACCGAGGAACACGCCATGAAAATTGCACGCACACTGATTGCCACCGTTACCGCCGCCCTGTTGGCCACCAGCGCTTTCGCACTGACCCAGCCAGAGTACAAGGCGGCGAAAGACACCATCTCGGCCGAATACAAGGCGAGCAAGGACAAATGCAATGCCCTGACCGGCAACGCCAAGGACATTTGCGTCAAGGAAGCCAAGGGCCATGAAGATGTCGCCAAGGCCGAACTGGAAGCCCAATACAAACCCAGCCCGAAAGCCGACTACAAGGCCCGCGTGGCCCGGGCGGATGCCGACTACGCAGTCGCCAAGGAAAAATGCGATGACCTCAGCGGTAACGCCAAGGACGTCTGCGTGAAAGACGCCAAGGCAGCCCATGTGACGGCCAAGGAAAACGCCAAGGTCGCCGAAGTGAAGGCCAAACCCGCCGACACGCCCGCCGCCAAGGGCGCTGCCGTTGCCGAGGCGCGCAAAGACGCTGCTGCGGAAAAGAACGAGGCCAACTACAAGGCCGCCAAGGAACGCTGCGACACCATGCAGGGCGACGTCAAGTCCAAGTGCGTGGATGACGCCAAGCGCATGTACGGCCAATAAACGGCCAGCCGCGCATCTGTGCAGCGCTGGCGGATTTGCCGCCCCCCGAAGCCCCGCCACGGCCCGTGGTTGTGCGTAACCGGGGATGCGCCGGGCATGGTTGTGTGGCAAGCTCTGCGCCCCCTACAACTTCTGGCGCAACGGGCCCACGACCCATGGATGACACTGCCGCCTGCGCGCTGCCAGGTGATCTGACCGGTGATGAAAGTGCGCGCTTGCAGGCGCTGCGTCACTACGGCATTCTGGATACGCCCCTGGAGCTGGCCTTCGACGATCTGGCCCGGCTGGCCCGCCATATTTGCGCTGCACCCATCGCGCTCATCAGTTTGGTGGACCGCGATCGCCAGTGGTTCAAGGCCGAAATCGGCCTGGGACGGCGCGAAACCCCGATCGACCAGTCCGTCTGCCGGTTCGCCATCCAGGCTCAAGGCGTGTTCGTCGTGCCCGACCTGCTGCAGGATGCGCGCTTTGCCTCTAATCCGCTGGTCACGCGGCCCCAGGGCGTGCGGTTTTATGCGGGGGCGCCGCTGGTCACCCCGGACGGCATTGCGCTGGGCACCGTGTGTGTGCTGGACTATCAGCCGCGCGAGTTGGGCCTGCCCCAGCAGGAAATGCTCGACGTGCTGGCGCGCCAGGTGATGCGCCTGCTGGAGCTCAAGCTCGCCAACGACCGCCAGGGCCAGATGGTGCGAGAGCTCGACGAGGCACGCCAGCGCATGGCCACGCTGGCCCATACCGATGTTCTGACGGGGCTGGCCAACCGCCGCTCGTTCACCGAGCGCCTGCGCCAGCAGCAGGCCCTGCTGCAGCGCGGGGGTGCCGCCGCGTGCCTGCTGATGATGGACATCGACTGGTTCAAACAGGTCAACGACCGCTATGGCCACCATGTCGGCGACGAGGCCCTGCGGCTGTTCGCCGCGACCTGCCGCGATGTGTTCCGGGCCTCCGATGTGGTCAGCCGCTGGGGCGGGGAAGAGTTTCTGGCCTTGCTGCCCGCCACCAGCGTGGCAGAAGGCCGGGTGGTGGCGCAGCGGCTGCACGCCGCGCTGGCCGCCGCCGCCGTGCCCGGCGTGGTGCCGCCACTGCACCTTTCGGTCAGCGTGGGGCTGGCCCATTTCGACCCCGCGCGCTCGCTCGACCTCACTCTGCGCGCCCTGGATGCGGCGCTGTACACCGCCAAGAATCAGGGGCGCAACTGCACGGTGACGGTCTGAGAGGCTGAGAGGCTTTCATCCATGCCCGCCTTGCACGCCAAAACACACCGGCTCGTCGTTGCAAATACTCGCCATAGCCGAGCTATGGCTGTGTTTTGCGCCTAGACCCGGCGCGTTTTGACGCGCCTTTCGGGCACGGCCGAAAAACGCTCAGCCTCTGAGGCGATTTGCCGTCTGAATTTGCTATTTTAATAATAGCTACTAGCGCTTTATGAGATTGGGCTACAAGCCGTTTTTACTAAATTTTTGACGGATCAGCCCGCAGCAGCCATTGCTGCACCTGCTCCAGCACCCACAGGGGCGCATCCAGTGGCAGATCGTGCCCGGCATGCGGGTGCAGGGCCAGGGCGCAATGCCAGCTTTTGGCAATGGCCTGCGAGCAACGGCTGTCTACCAGGCGGTCGTTCTGGCTGGCCAACAGCAGGATGGGGGGGCTGGGCGCCACGGTGGGGGCGCTGTAGCGGGCTGCGGCCACCAATTGGCGCAGGGCGTTGATGGCGGACACCGGGCGGCGGGCGCGGGCGGCCACCCAATCGCCAATGACTGCGTGGCGCGGGTCGGGCGCATTGCTCGTCAGCCGCCATACCGTGCGTTCGATGGCCTCGGGCGACCGGTGCAGCAGCACCAGGCCCAGCAAGGCCGCGTAGTTGCGGGGGCGCAGCCGCTGGAAAAAGGGGCTGAACGGGCGCAAGCTGGTGTTCACCAGCACGCAGCCCGCGATGTCCGCCGGTGCCGTGCGGGCCCACTCGGTGGCCACCATGGCGCCCAGCGACATGGCGAACAGCCGAAACGGTGGGCGCACGCCCTGCCTTGCCAGTTCGGTGCGGCAGGCCGCCACCATGCCTTGCACGGTGGGCGGGCTGGGCCGGGCATGGAGCTGGCCGTTGCCGGGCAGGTCGAGTGCCACGACCTGGGCATCGGACCATGCGCTCTGGAAATCGTTAGCAAAGCGGCCCCAGTGGGCGGTTTCGCGGGTGAGGCCGCGCAACAGAATCCAGGTGTCCATGGCGCGGCTTAATACCACTCGGCCAGTGCATTGGCGCGGTGTTGTTCGTAGTGTTCCTTGCCGGGAACCCACCGCTGGTGGCTGCAGGCCGCGCGCGACAAAAAGTCGAGCAGCGACAGATGCCGGCGCAGCACCCGTTGCTGGCGGTGGTCGATCAGGGGGTTGAAGATGCCCATGCGCGAAAACAGCTGGCGCGGATTCTTCTTGATCCAGATCCACGAGCCCATCTCCAGCGTCAGCGGCAGAAAGATGCGCTCGGCCTGCTCGCAGGACTGCAGGTACAGGTAATCCCACAGGTCGCCGTGGGCCAGGTACTGGGTGCTTTGGGGCTCGATGATGTACGGGTGGTGGCTGTGCGCCTGCAGGAAGATGGTCTTGAGCGCATGCAGCTCGTTGAGATGTGCGATGGGTTTGCGGGTATGGGCAAACGGAAACCACAGTCGGTCGCGCACGCCGAAGCCCGAATGGCAGTCCAGCGCAATGCTGAAGGGCCGGGGCAGCAGCTCTGTGCGCACCACCTCGCACAAGGCCTGGCTCTCGATCTCCATCGGTTCGCCAAAGTGGCCGCGATACCAGGGCAGGCCTGCGCTCAGCCGCTGGCCACCCATCAGGAAGGGCACGCGGTCCAGGGCCTCCACGGGCGCATTGCGCATCAGGTCCACCCCGTTCGGGTTGGCGCGCGTGGCAGCCCACATGCCACCGGGGTTGACGATGGGCATGAACACCAGGCGCACATGCTCGAGCTGCTGGTGCAGCGTGGTGTCCCAGCGCAGCCGCATGACGATGTTCTGCAGATAGGAAATCACCACCTCGGCGCCGATCCGCTCCAGGCCATGCACGCCACCAAAAAAACCGACCGCGGGAACGTGGGGGCTGGGGTTGCCAATGCCGATCGAATAGATGGGAAAGCGCAGGCCCGACGCCACGCTGACCTCGCGCACCACGCGGACCTGCAGGTCCGGGCCGCCCTGTTCAATGATCTTTTCCAGGCCCCGCAGTTCGGGCAGATCGTTTTCGGGCACGGTGGTGGTGGCTGGTGTAGCAGAGGGTGGACGCCGCAGCATACCGCCCGATCGGCCTGCCGTGTCAATCGGGTATTTGGGTGTGGCAAATGCGCCGACGGACGCCAAACTGTCACACGCCGCAGTTACCTTGCAGCTGCCAACAACCTTCTCCAAAGGCCTCGTATGCTCTGGAAACTGCTCGGATTGCAAAGACTCTTCGACGAATTGTTCGACGAACGCTGGCGTTTCCTGGATTTGCCGGGCAACGACTGTTTCTCCCATGAAGAATTCACCACCCCGGCGCCAGCGCAGGATTGACGTGTTGCGCTGGCTGATGCTGTGCGGCCTGGTCGGCTGTGGCATGGCGTGGGGTGTGGTGGAGTTCTTTGCCCTGCAGCGGGCGCGCTACCACGCCTGGCGCAACCGCCAGCAGACCGCGCTCCCGCACTAGGGGCGTGATGAGCGGGCTCACCCATCCTCGTCCACAAAGCCGGGGCGAGGAAATTGCGAACGCGGCAAGCCACGCAGCGGCCCTGGTCGCCGCCATCGCGGCCGGTCCCTGGCTGGTTTCCTGGGGGCGCGGCCGGGGTGTCGAAGGCTTTGCCGGTGTCTGCGTTTTCGTGGCCACGATGGTGTGGCTGTACCTGGCGTCCACCGTGTACCACGCTTTGCCGGAAGGCGGTGCCAAGCGAGTGTTTCTGAAGCTGGACCACGGCGCGGTGTATCTCTTCATCGCGGGCAGTTACACGGCCTTCGCGGCGGGCCATCTTGATGCGCCGTGGGGTAGCGCCACCTTGGCGCTGGTCTGGCTGGTGGCGGCTGCGGGCATGGTGCTCAAGGCCATGGGCCGTCTGGCATCACCCTGGCTGTCCACGGGCGGGTATCTGGCCATGGGCTGGCTGGTGTTGCTGGCGGCGGTGCCCATTTTGGAGCGCGCATCACCGGCGGGCGCGCAGTGGCTTGTGGCCGGGGGCTGCGCCTACACCGTCGGTGTCGTCTTTTTTGTGCTGGACGCGCGCATCCGCTATGCCCATGCGGTCTGGCATGGCTTCGTGGCGGCGGGCACGGCGTGCCACACCTGGGCGGTGCTCGGTTAGCTACCTCGCCACGAGAATGGGGAACAGCTTGCCCAGGCCGTCGGCCATCACCTCCACGGCCAGTGCCGCCAGAATCAAACCCATCAGCCGCGTCATCACGTTGATGCCCGTCTTGCCCAGCACGCGCGCGATCGGATCGGCGAGCGAAAAGCACAGGGCCGTGGCCAGGCCAATCACCACGCCGTAGCCCACCAGCGCCGCGTGCTGCCAGAAGGTTTGTGCACGGTCGGCGTAGATCACCACGGTGGACATGCTGGCAGGCCCGGTGAGCAGGGGAATCGTGAGGGGCACGACGGCAATGCTGCTGCCCGCGGCGGCCTTCTCGGCGCCTTCCTCCAGCTCGTTCGTGTGGGTCTTGGCCTCGGCCGGCTGCGCGTTGAGCATGTTCATGGAACTGATCAGCAGCAGCATGCCGCCGCCCACCTGAAAGCTCTGCAGCGAGATGTTGAAAAACTCCAGAATTTGCAGGCCCAGCAAGGCACAGGCCGCAATCACGCAAAACGATGCCAGGGCTGCCGTGCGGATGGTGCGGCGGCGCTGTTCGTTGGAAAACCCCTGCGTGTAGTGGATGAAAAACGGCACGATGGCCAGCGGGTTCACGATGGCCAGCAAGGTGATGAGGGGTTTCAGATCCATCGGCGGTGTCCTGACATGCGCAAAGTGGGGGCGGAGCGGTGGTGGTGCGGACGGTGCCGGTCAGGCGCAGCACTTTGCCCCAAACCGGTCTCCTGCAAGAATGGGGTGCATTACAGCATCCCGGCACGGGGCCGGAATGCGTTGCTGGGTGGCGGTGGTGCCTTTGCGCCACAGCCTTTTTCTTTTCAAGGAGCAATTGCATGGGCCAGTTTGTCAATCTGACGTCGAAAGATGGTTTTGTGGTGCCAGCCTGGGTGGCGCAGCCCGATGGATCACCGCGCGGCGCCATCGTGGTGCTGCAGGAGATTTTCGGGGTCAATGCGCACATCCGTGCCGTGGCCGACCGCTTTGCGGCGCGCGGCTATCTGGCGGTGGCCCCCGCCACCTTTGCGCGCGTGCAACCGGATGTGGAGCTGGGCTACAGCGAGGCCGACATGGGCGCGGGCTTTGGTTTCAAGACGGCGGTGGATGCACTGCCCGGCGACGGTGCCATGCCCGACATCCAGGCCGCCATCGACTACGCCGCCCAGCACGGTGGCGGCAAGGTGGGCATCGTCGGCTTTTGCTGGGGTGGCCTGCTGACGTGGCGCGCGGCCTGCAGCCTTAAGGGCCTGGCAGCGGCGGTGTGCTACTACGGCGGCGGCATGACCACGGCAGACGAGGTGGCGCGCCAGCCCCAGGTGCCGGTGCTGGCGCATTTTGGCCAACGCGACCACTGGATTTCGGTGGACAGCGTGCAGGCCTTTGCGCGCGCGCACCCCGAGGTGCAGGTGCATGTGTACGACGCCGACCATGGTTTCAACTGCGACCAGCGCGGCTCGTATGACGAAGCCTCGGCCCTGGTCGCGCGTGACCGCACCCTGGCCTTCTTTGCCAAGCATGTAGGGTAGGCTGTCGTTGGCGGGACGGGTCCGCCGGCAAGGGCCCGGTCTCGCATCCGCGCTGCGGTCTGCGAATGCTCACTGCCCGCCGGTGCGCGCCAGGTAGCGCTTGCGCCAGAACAGCGCCACCAGGCCCATGGCAATCGTGATCATGGAGCCCAGTGCCCACCAGAATCCGTCCTGCTTGTGGATGAGCGGCAAGAACTCGAAGTTCATGCCAAAAATGCCCGCAATCAGGTTCAGCGGCAAAAATACCGCGGTCAGCGCGGTGAGCGTGCGCATGATGTCGTTGGTGCGGTTGCTCTGCACTGAAAAGTGCATCTGCACGGCGGTTTCGGTGCTTTGCTCCAGGCGGCGCACATGGTGCACCACGCGTTCGATGTGTTCGAGCACGTCGCGGCTGCGCACCTTGAGCAGGTCCAGGTCACGCTGGCCGGCACTGCTTTCGGGCGTGG from Acidovorax sp. T1 includes the following:
- a CDS encoding ABC-type transport auxiliary lipoprotein family protein, producing MKTIKNIAVSAYGISAGAIFVAAFLAGCSALPAPPSRPVHYDFGPGAMAPVPADRRAPLPPLALADVEAPGLAEGSTAVLYRLAYADARQLRPYTQARWSQPPAQLVQQRLRDQLGQRRAVLTAESGAAQARASGKLPVVLRVELEEFSQVFTSATESAGLVRLRATLAEPAAAGEILLGQRVFIVQRPAASADAAGGTRALAEATDQVAHELTQWLEQLGR
- a CDS encoding CsbD family protein, which encodes MNEDTIQGNWKQFKGKLVEQWGKLTDDDFDVIAGRRDQFLGKLQERHGIARDAAEKQLKEWQDRHPDFRFKD
- a CDS encoding GGDEF domain-containing protein, which gives rise to MDDTAACALPGDLTGDESARLQALRHYGILDTPLELAFDDLARLARHICAAPIALISLVDRDRQWFKAEIGLGRRETPIDQSVCRFAIQAQGVFVVPDLLQDARFASNPLVTRPQGVRFYAGAPLVTPDGIALGTVCVLDYQPRELGLPQQEMLDVLARQVMRLLELKLANDRQGQMVRELDEARQRMATLAHTDVLTGLANRRSFTERLRQQQALLQRGGAAACLLMMDIDWFKQVNDRYGHHVGDEALRLFAATCRDVFRASDVVSRWGGEEFLALLPATSVAEGRVVAQRLHAALAAAAVPGVVPPLHLSVSVGLAHFDPARSLDLTLRALDAALYTAKNQGRNCTVTV
- a CDS encoding alpha/beta fold hydrolase; protein product: MDTWILLRGLTRETAHWGRFANDFQSAWSDAQVVALDLPGNGQLHARPSPPTVQGMVAACRTELARQGVRPPFRLFAMSLGAMVATEWARTAPADIAGCVLVNTSLRPFSPFFQRLRPRNYAALLGLVLLHRSPEAIERTVWRLTSNAPDPRHAVIGDWVAARARRPVSAINALRQLVAAARYSAPTVAPSPPILLLASQNDRLVDSRCSQAIAKSWHCALALHPHAGHDLPLDAPLWVLEQVQQWLLRADPSKI
- a CDS encoding M14 family zinc carboxypeptidase, translating into MPENDLPELRGLEKIIEQGGPDLQVRVVREVSVASGLRFPIYSIGIGNPSPHVPAVGFFGGVHGLERIGAEVVISYLQNIVMRLRWDTTLHQQLEHVRLVFMPIVNPGGMWAATRANPNGVDLMRNAPVEALDRVPFLMGGQRLSAGLPWYRGHFGEPMEIESQALCEVVRTELLPRPFSIALDCHSGFGVRDRLWFPFAHTRKPIAHLNELHALKTIFLQAHSHHPYIIEPQSTQYLAHGDLWDYLYLQSCEQAERIFLPLTLEMGSWIWIKKNPRQLFSRMGIFNPLIDHRQQRVLRRHLSLLDFLSRAACSHQRWVPGKEHYEQHRANALAEWY
- the trhA gene encoding PAQR family membrane homeostasis protein TrhA, with translation MSGLTHPRPQSRGEEIANAASHAAALVAAIAAGPWLVSWGRGRGVEGFAGVCVFVATMVWLYLASTVYHALPEGGAKRVFLKLDHGAVYLFIAGSYTAFAAGHLDAPWGSATLALVWLVAAAGMVLKAMGRLASPWLSTGGYLAMGWLVLLAAVPILERASPAGAQWLVAGGCAYTVGVVFFVLDARIRYAHAVWHGFVAAGTACHTWAVLG
- a CDS encoding MarC family protein gives rise to the protein MDLKPLITLLAIVNPLAIVPFFIHYTQGFSNEQRRRTIRTAALASFCVIAACALLGLQILEFFNISLQSFQVGGGMLLLISSMNMLNAQPAEAKTHTNELEEGAEKAAAGSSIAVVPLTIPLLTGPASMSTVVIYADRAQTFWQHAALVGYGVVIGLATALCFSLADPIARVLGKTGINVMTRLMGLILAALAVEVMADGLGKLFPILVAR
- a CDS encoding dienelactone hydrolase family protein — its product is MGQFVNLTSKDGFVVPAWVAQPDGSPRGAIVVLQEIFGVNAHIRAVADRFAARGYLAVAPATFARVQPDVELGYSEADMGAGFGFKTAVDALPGDGAMPDIQAAIDYAAQHGGGKVGIVGFCWGGLLTWRAACSLKGLAAAVCYYGGGMTTADEVARQPQVPVLAHFGQRDHWISVDSVQAFARAHPEVQVHVYDADHGFNCDQRGSYDEASALVARDRTLAFFAKHVG